From one Flavobacterium kingsejongi genomic stretch:
- a CDS encoding OmpA family protein → MKKIITLCLLLVSVMMFSQQTLKKADKLFNQMAYKEAAKTYEEYLENAKKPLVSAYRNAADSYYFLDDNVNALKWYKKLYQVQNQSLTDEYFRRYLQSLRGVRDYDTADQLTREFLKQKGDEKEIERYVSQKKYADSLEKAPQRYAIRNLEINSPNSDFGTAFYGDKVVYSSTKDSINFDRKLYTWNEQPFLDLYITDRNSATGALFNETFFLQELRTKYHTATVTFSKDLNTIYYTTNTLKKKKLLNDAAGTNNFHIMKGTLENGKIIKSESVPFNSTDYSVGHPSLSPDGKWLFFASDMPGGYGSIDIYVVELFDDGTMGPVKNLGPTINTIGRDMFPFFSNGILYFSSDGYYGYGGLDVYESNFSGKMNFSAPRSLGKVINSNKDDFSFIIDSTDTYGYFSSNRAGGKGDDDIYSFTKTKAACDQLVSGKVTTVKSKEPVEGATIKVYDLFETVMQQTTSDKEGNYHISLPCAATYRLEASKQNYSTKSQKITTVKANPGEMKGVDFELDKLQDLIIPDGDHEKIDINTIFFDYNKATITPQATVELDKVVYAMTQFPTLRIKIESHTDSRGKDAYNLKLSNERAKATAAYIFSKGIAENRIESAIGYGETRLLNTCGNHSKCTEAEHSINRRSDFIIVAK, encoded by the coding sequence ATGAAAAAAATAATTACTTTATGCCTTCTTTTAGTGTCGGTTATGATGTTTTCACAACAAACATTAAAAAAAGCCGATAAACTCTTTAACCAAATGGCGTACAAAGAGGCCGCAAAAACATACGAGGAATATCTGGAAAATGCTAAAAAACCTCTGGTTTCAGCGTATAGAAATGCCGCTGACTCCTATTATTTCCTCGATGATAATGTCAATGCACTCAAATGGTATAAAAAATTGTATCAGGTTCAAAACCAAAGCCTCACAGATGAGTATTTCAGGCGTTATCTCCAATCACTCAGAGGTGTAAGGGATTATGATACTGCCGATCAGCTCACCCGGGAATTCCTGAAGCAAAAAGGCGATGAAAAAGAAATTGAGCGCTATGTATCCCAGAAAAAATATGCCGACAGCCTCGAAAAAGCACCACAGCGCTATGCCATAAGAAATCTTGAAATCAATAGCCCCAATTCCGATTTCGGAACAGCTTTTTATGGAGATAAGGTAGTTTATTCCTCTACTAAAGATTCCATCAACTTCGATAGAAAGTTATATACCTGGAACGAACAGCCATTCCTCGATTTGTACATTACAGATCGGAATTCGGCTACTGGTGCTTTGTTTAATGAAACGTTCTTCCTGCAGGAACTGCGAACGAAATACCATACGGCAACCGTAACCTTCAGTAAAGACCTGAACACGATCTATTACACCACTAATACCCTTAAAAAGAAAAAATTACTCAATGATGCTGCAGGAACCAATAACTTTCACATCATGAAAGGTACTCTGGAAAATGGCAAAATTATAAAATCGGAATCTGTTCCTTTTAACAGCACCGATTATTCCGTGGGGCACCCTTCGTTAAGCCCGGATGGCAAATGGTTATTCTTTGCCTCCGATATGCCGGGTGGTTATGGCAGTATTGACATCTATGTGGTCGAATTATTCGATGATGGCACAATGGGGCCGGTGAAAAACCTTGGCCCTACAATCAATACTATCGGAAGGGATATGTTTCCTTTTTTCTCCAATGGAATCTTATATTTTTCTTCTGACGGCTATTATGGGTATGGCGGACTGGATGTCTATGAAAGTAACTTTTCCGGTAAAATGAATTTTTCAGCACCGCGAAGCCTTGGAAAAGTAATCAACAGCAATAAAGATGACTTTTCGTTTATTATTGATTCCACCGATACTTACGGGTACTTCTCTTCAAACCGCGCAGGCGGAAAAGGTGACGATGATATCTATTCATTTACCAAAACCAAAGCGGCCTGTGACCAATTGGTATCCGGGAAAGTAACGACTGTAAAATCAAAAGAGCCTGTAGAAGGTGCCACTATAAAAGTATATGATCTTTTTGAAACCGTAATGCAGCAAACTACTTCCGACAAGGAGGGAAATTATCATATTAGCCTTCCGTGTGCTGCTACGTATCGCTTAGAAGCATCCAAACAAAATTACAGTACCAAATCCCAGAAGATTACTACCGTGAAAGCCAACCCAGGAGAAATGAAAGGAGTTGATTTTGAACTGGATAAGCTGCAGGATCTTATTATACCAGATGGCGATCATGAAAAAATCGATATTAATACCATTTTCTTTGACTACAATAAGGCTACCATTACCCCACAAGCCACTGTCGAACTGGACAAAGTAGTCTATGCCATGACGCAGTTTCCTACTCTTAGGATTAAAATAGAATCCCATACCGATTCCAGGGGTAAAGATGCCTACAACCTGAAGTTATCCAATGAGAGGGCAAAAGCTACCGCAGCCTATATCTTTTCCAAAGGTATAGCCGAAAACAGAATTGAAAGTGCGATAGGATATGGAGAAACACGATTATTGAATACTTGTGGCAATCATTCCAAGTGCACCGAAGCAGAGCACAGTATAAACCGAAGATCCGATTTTATTATCGTAGCAAAATAA
- a CDS encoding monovalent cation:proton antiporter-2 (CPA2) family protein, whose amino-acid sequence MMQDTFFFQAMIYLAGAVIMVPIAKRLGLGSVLGYLAAGVIIGPAALGLTGNQSHDIMHFAEFGVVMMLFVIGLELEPARLWNMRRAITGMGGLQLVATTVIITSGLLLLGLPWKQALVLGMIISMSSTAIVLQTLEEKGWLKSVAGQSSFAVLLFQDLAIIPMLAFFPMLSDNTMKRPAGVSQDPTFIQGLPDWSHAVVILFSVMFIVFAGRHLLRPVFHLMAKTGMREMFTATALLLVVGIAVLMTSVGLSPALGAFLAGVVLANSEYRHQLEIAIDPFKGLLLGLFFISVGSSIDFDLIMSKPLLIAGLVIGLMLCKMIVLYGVGKVFKVRNAQNFIFTFGLSQVGEFAFVLLSFSLQERILTKEITDMMMGVTAVSMALTPLFMMLNEKVILPSLCATKEGAETEEKESDIEAEDNPVIIAGFGHFGNTVGRFLQANNIPTTVLDNDSDNVDLLRKMGVKVYYGDATRYDLLEIAGARKAKIIVIAINDREKRLGMIETVKKHFPNLYILVRSANRYDAYDQMNAGIMHIYRETLDTSLRLGVDVLKLLGHTTYEATRSAKTFFVHDEKTLKYLASIRNTDEYLVAVREKMEELETLMQADRDSIQLAKEQTITGGGHLITEL is encoded by the coding sequence ATGATGCAGGATACTTTCTTTTTTCAGGCGATGATCTATTTGGCCGGAGCAGTAATCATGGTGCCCATTGCCAAACGGCTGGGACTGGGATCTGTTTTGGGCTACCTTGCGGCAGGCGTAATTATTGGCCCGGCGGCATTGGGCCTGACGGGAAACCAGAGCCACGATATTATGCATTTTGCTGAATTTGGAGTTGTAATGATGCTTTTTGTCATTGGGCTTGAACTGGAACCGGCACGTTTATGGAACATGCGCCGCGCCATTACCGGTATGGGAGGATTGCAGCTCGTTGCAACAACCGTTATAATCACCAGTGGGCTCCTGCTGCTGGGGTTACCATGGAAGCAGGCTCTGGTATTGGGGATGATTATTTCCATGTCTTCCACGGCTATTGTTTTACAAACACTGGAAGAGAAAGGCTGGCTGAAATCGGTAGCCGGACAGAGTTCCTTTGCCGTATTATTGTTTCAAGATTTAGCCATTATTCCGATGCTTGCTTTTTTTCCTATGCTTTCAGACAATACAATGAAGCGGCCTGCTGGTGTAAGCCAGGATCCCACCTTCATACAGGGATTGCCGGATTGGTCCCACGCAGTAGTGATCCTTTTTTCTGTGATGTTTATCGTATTTGCAGGAAGGCACTTGCTGCGTCCTGTTTTTCACCTGATGGCCAAAACAGGCATGCGGGAAATGTTTACCGCTACCGCATTGCTGTTGGTTGTTGGTATAGCAGTATTGATGACTTCTGTAGGATTAAGCCCTGCCTTGGGTGCTTTCCTGGCCGGAGTAGTATTGGCGAACAGCGAATACCGCCATCAGCTTGAAATCGCTATAGATCCTTTTAAAGGGCTTTTATTGGGACTGTTTTTTATCTCGGTAGGAAGTTCAATCGACTTTGACCTCATCATGAGCAAACCGCTGTTGATTGCAGGATTGGTAATTGGGCTGATGCTGTGTAAAATGATAGTGCTGTATGGTGTTGGAAAGGTGTTTAAAGTCCGTAACGCACAAAATTTCATATTTACTTTTGGCCTCAGCCAAGTCGGCGAATTTGCTTTTGTATTGTTGAGCTTTTCATTACAGGAACGTATATTGACCAAAGAAATTACCGATATGATGATGGGCGTTACTGCGGTTAGTATGGCATTGACACCTTTGTTTATGATGCTGAATGAAAAAGTAATCCTCCCAAGCCTTTGTGCCACTAAAGAGGGAGCGGAAACAGAAGAAAAAGAAAGCGATATCGAAGCGGAGGATAATCCTGTGATTATTGCTGGTTTTGGACATTTTGGCAATACCGTGGGACGTTTTCTACAAGCTAATAATATTCCTACAACGGTTTTGGATAATGATAGTGACAATGTCGACCTGCTGCGTAAAATGGGGGTGAAAGTATATTATGGAGATGCAACGCGGTATGATTTGCTCGAAATTGCCGGTGCGCGTAAAGCAAAAATTATTGTAATTGCGATTAATGACCGGGAGAAACGCCTGGGTATGATTGAAACAGTAAAAAAGCATTTTCCAAACCTTTATATATTAGTGCGCTCTGCCAACCGGTATGATGCCTACGACCAAATGAATGCCGGTATCATGCACATTTACAGGGAAACCTTGGATACGAGCCTTAGATTAGGAGTGGATGTACTGAAATTATTAGGGCATACGACTTATGAAGCGACACGATCGGCAAAAACATTTTTTGTACACGATGAAAAAACCTTAAAATACCTGGCCAGCATCCGAAATACCGATGAATACCTCGTAGCAGTACGGGAGAAAATGGAGGAACTGGAAACCCTGATGCAGGCAGACCGGGACTCAATACAACTTGCAAAAGAGCAAACGATAACGGGTGGGGGGCACCTCATAACAGAATTATAA
- a CDS encoding TolC family protein has translation MKKYNMQYVVVGLLLLTLTACKISTDTVAPKSAVPDHFRDSATADSLSVADLEWKQFFTDASLLKLIDSAVAKNNDLLIAQKNVEAAQWQLKQAKWGNIPEINLQATAVSNRLSENSLNGLSTNTFLGKNHVEDYNAGAFLSWEADIWGKIRNQKKSALAQYLQSGEAKKALQTIVVANVSKGYYNLLMLDEQLRTARKNLVLNDSTLFVINLQYDAGQVTSLAIQQAEAQRLTAAQLIPQLEQNITVQENALSILTGSFPKARERNTVLSAMVVTEDPAVGFPSALLARRPDVKSAELGLKVANAKVGITKAAMYPALNITASGGVNAFESANWFSLPASLFGTVAGSLTQPLLQRKKLKTQFEIAKIEREKSVIAFRQAVLVAVGEVSDAQVKVEKLKAQHEAAAARVQTLQKAIRNATMLFQNGMANYLEVIVAQSNLLQSELEAASIRKAQLDANVELYRALGGGWK, from the coding sequence ATGAAAAAATACAACATGCAGTATGTGGTAGTGGGGTTATTGCTACTCACACTCACAGCCTGTAAAATTTCAACAGATACTGTAGCGCCAAAATCCGCTGTTCCTGATCATTTCAGGGACAGTGCTACGGCCGATTCGTTAAGTGTGGCCGATTTGGAATGGAAGCAGTTTTTTACCGACGCTTCCCTTTTGAAACTGATTGACAGTGCCGTCGCTAAAAATAATGACCTTTTAATTGCACAGAAAAATGTTGAAGCTGCCCAATGGCAACTGAAACAGGCAAAATGGGGCAATATACCCGAAATCAACCTGCAGGCAACTGCAGTGAGTAACCGGTTATCGGAAAACAGCCTTAATGGGTTGAGCACCAATACATTTTTGGGTAAAAACCATGTGGAAGATTACAATGCTGGTGCTTTCCTGAGCTGGGAAGCGGATATCTGGGGTAAAATCCGGAACCAGAAAAAAAGTGCGCTGGCACAATATTTACAATCAGGCGAGGCTAAAAAAGCATTGCAGACGATCGTTGTTGCCAATGTATCCAAAGGCTATTATAACCTGTTGATGCTGGATGAGCAACTTCGTACAGCCCGTAAAAACTTAGTGCTCAATGACAGTACATTATTTGTGATCAACCTGCAATATGATGCTGGACAGGTGACGAGCCTTGCCATACAGCAGGCGGAAGCACAAAGGCTTACAGCCGCTCAATTGATTCCACAGCTGGAACAAAATATTACCGTGCAGGAAAATGCCCTGAGCATACTTACAGGAAGTTTTCCAAAAGCACGGGAGCGTAACACAGTATTGAGTGCTATGGTGGTTACCGAAGATCCTGCAGTGGGTTTTCCATCCGCCTTACTGGCCCGCAGGCCGGATGTGAAAAGTGCTGAATTGGGTTTAAAAGTAGCGAATGCTAAAGTTGGAATTACCAAAGCGGCCATGTATCCGGCATTGAATATCACTGCTTCTGGTGGGGTAAATGCTTTTGAAAGTGCCAACTGGTTTTCACTTCCTGCTTCGTTGTTTGGAACCGTTGCCGGTAGCCTTACACAACCCTTATTGCAACGTAAAAAATTAAAAACACAATTTGAAATCGCGAAAATCGAACGTGAAAAATCAGTAATTGCATTTCGCCAGGCGGTTCTTGTAGCAGTAGGTGAAGTTTCTGATGCACAGGTTAAAGTGGAAAAACTCAAAGCACAACATGAGGCAGCAGCGGCACGTGTACAAACACTTCAAAAAGCGATCCGTAATGCCACTATGCTTTTCCAGAATGGTATGGCGAACTACCTGGAAGTGATTGTAGCGCAGTCCAACCTGTTGCAAAGCGAACTCGAAGCAGCTTCTATCCGTAAAGCACAATTGGATGCCAATGTAGAATTGTACCGTGCTTTAGGCGGTGGCTGGAAATAA
- a CDS encoding efflux RND transporter permease subunit, with the protein MFKKFIDRPVLATVISILLVIVGILGLTKLPLQQFPDIAPPAVQVTALYPGANAETVLRSVAPSLEESINGVENMSYMSSTASNDGSLVITVYFKLGTNPDQAAVNVQNRVAQATSQLPSEVVQAGITTAKQQNSLIMVVDLYSEDESKYDQTFLANYAQINIIPEIKRIPGVGQSLIFGGSKDYSMRVWLNPAQMAAYNLTPKEIMASIQDKNLEAAPGKFGESSKESFEYVIKYKGKLNKPTEYENIVIRSNADGSVLRLKDVARVEFGSYTYGNFTRVNGKPGVNIATMQLAGSNANEIQIAIAALMEKASKDFPTGVKHLVLYNTKDSLDQSIAQVKSTLIEAFILVFIVVFVFLQDFRSTLIPAIAVPVAILGTFFFMSLLGFSINLLTLFALVLAIGIVVDDAIVVVEAVHAKMEHKHLSPKAATASAMSEITGAIISITLVMSAVFLPVGFMEGSTGVFYRQFAFTLAIAIVISAVNALTLSPALAALFLKETHSNGHGPEEKKSFKEKFFAGFNSGFDKITHNYLGSLRFLIRHKWVSLGGLALVIVATVVMVQRTPTGFIPSEDQGFIAISLSMPAGASLERTTAVIHKAEDLLGNMESKKTLMGLSGFNILTQSSSPSSGVAFVLLKPTKERGKIQDINGIMDEVRQKLSGIKGANFFVFTFPTVPGFSNVDGLDIVLQDKTGGKLDKFSGIGNKFIGELMKRPEIAVAFTSFKADYPQYDMEVDDVKAEQLGVSTRDILQTMQAYFGSAQASDFNRFGKYYRVMVQADKTARTEIGAMDGIFVKNRLGNMVPISTLVTLKRVYGPETASRYNLFNSIGVNAIAKPGYSSGDAIRAVEEVAAQHLPTGYAFEFSGMTKEELSSGGQSAVIFVLSLLFIYFLLAAQYESYILPLSVILSIPTGIFGVFVAIGLTGIENNIYVQVALVMLIGLLAKNAILIVEFASQRRKAGKSLLSSALEAAKLRLRPIIMTSLAFVVGLMPMMNAKGPSAMGNHSISIGAAGGMVSGVILGLFVIPVLFIVFQYLQEKVSGKPKFAQEEDTVLNPLI; encoded by the coding sequence ATGTTTAAAAAATTTATCGATAGACCTGTACTGGCGACAGTAATTTCTATCCTGCTTGTTATTGTGGGGATCTTAGGGCTCACAAAACTGCCACTACAACAGTTTCCTGATATTGCCCCACCGGCAGTTCAGGTGACTGCACTTTACCCCGGTGCAAATGCTGAAACGGTATTACGTTCGGTAGCGCCATCGCTGGAGGAATCCATTAATGGGGTAGAGAACATGAGTTATATGAGTTCTACGGCGAGTAATGATGGTTCATTAGTGATCACGGTATATTTTAAATTGGGCACCAATCCGGACCAGGCAGCTGTAAACGTACAAAACAGGGTAGCACAAGCCACGAGCCAGCTTCCTTCTGAAGTAGTACAGGCGGGGATCACTACAGCGAAACAACAAAACAGCCTTATCATGGTAGTGGATTTGTATTCTGAAGATGAAAGCAAATACGACCAGACCTTTTTAGCCAATTATGCCCAGATCAATATTATCCCTGAAATCAAAAGGATTCCCGGAGTAGGGCAATCCCTGATTTTTGGAGGAAGTAAAGATTATTCGATGCGGGTTTGGCTGAACCCAGCCCAAATGGCAGCCTATAACCTGACGCCAAAAGAAATTATGGCTTCAATCCAGGATAAAAACCTGGAAGCGGCTCCCGGAAAATTCGGGGAAAGCAGTAAGGAGTCTTTTGAATATGTAATAAAATATAAAGGAAAACTCAATAAGCCTACAGAATATGAAAATATCGTAATACGTTCGAATGCCGACGGTTCGGTATTGCGTTTGAAGGATGTGGCACGAGTTGAATTTGGATCCTACACCTATGGTAATTTTACCCGTGTCAATGGAAAACCTGGCGTTAATATTGCGACCATGCAGCTTGCCGGATCCAATGCAAATGAAATACAGATTGCCATTGCAGCACTGATGGAAAAAGCATCCAAAGATTTCCCGACCGGGGTAAAACATTTGGTATTGTATAATACGAAGGATTCACTGGATCAGTCTATTGCACAGGTAAAATCAACTTTGATCGAGGCCTTTATACTGGTTTTTATTGTAGTTTTTGTGTTCTTACAGGATTTTAGATCTACGCTGATTCCGGCAATTGCCGTTCCGGTAGCAATTTTAGGGACCTTTTTCTTCATGTCCTTGCTTGGATTCTCCATTAACCTGCTGACGTTGTTTGCGCTGGTACTGGCAATTGGTATTGTGGTCGATGATGCGATTGTCGTCGTCGAGGCCGTACATGCCAAGATGGAGCATAAACATCTTTCTCCGAAAGCGGCAACAGCTTCGGCAATGAGTGAGATTACCGGAGCAATTATCTCCATTACACTTGTAATGTCTGCCGTATTCTTACCCGTTGGTTTTATGGAGGGTTCTACAGGAGTATTTTACCGGCAATTTGCCTTTACTCTTGCAATAGCCATTGTGATTTCAGCAGTAAATGCATTAACGCTAAGCCCGGCGCTTGCGGCATTATTCCTAAAAGAAACGCACTCGAATGGGCATGGGCCAGAAGAGAAAAAATCATTCAAAGAGAAGTTTTTTGCCGGTTTTAATAGTGGATTTGATAAAATCACCCACAATTACCTGGGAAGCCTTCGCTTTTTAATCCGTCATAAATGGGTAAGCCTTGGAGGTCTTGCCTTGGTAATTGTAGCGACTGTGGTTATGGTACAACGCACACCAACCGGATTTATCCCTTCTGAAGATCAGGGATTCATTGCGATTTCATTATCGATGCCTGCTGGCGCTTCACTGGAACGTACTACAGCTGTGATCCACAAAGCGGAAGATTTATTAGGCAATATGGAGTCCAAGAAAACGCTGATGGGATTGTCCGGATTTAATATCCTGACCCAATCGTCCAGCCCTTCTTCCGGAGTAGCCTTTGTCTTGTTGAAACCAACGAAAGAACGCGGTAAAATCCAGGATATTAACGGTATTATGGATGAGGTACGCCAAAAGTTATCAGGTATTAAAGGTGCCAATTTCTTCGTCTTTACGTTCCCAACGGTTCCAGGATTTAGTAATGTGGATGGTCTGGATATTGTATTGCAGGATAAAACCGGTGGTAAACTGGATAAATTCAGTGGTATTGGAAATAAATTTATCGGGGAACTGATGAAAAGGCCGGAGATTGCAGTAGCATTTACTTCATTTAAAGCCGATTATCCCCAGTACGATATGGAAGTTGACGATGTGAAAGCAGAGCAATTGGGCGTAAGCACCAGGGATATATTACAAACTATGCAGGCCTATTTTGGTAGTGCGCAGGCTTCTGATTTCAACCGCTTTGGGAAATACTACCGCGTTATGGTGCAGGCAGATAAAACAGCCCGTACAGAAATTGGCGCCATGGACGGTATTTTCGTTAAAAACAGATTAGGGAATATGGTACCAATCAGTACATTGGTAACCCTGAAAAGGGTATACGGACCGGAAACGGCTTCCCGTTATAACCTGTTCAATTCGATAGGAGTAAATGCCATTGCGAAACCAGGCTATAGTTCCGGGGATGCTATACGGGCTGTAGAAGAGGTAGCCGCCCAACATCTACCAACCGGATATGCATTTGAATTTTCAGGAATGACCAAAGAAGAGCTTTCTTCCGGTGGACAATCGGCAGTGATCTTTGTGCTTTCCCTGTTGTTTATTTACTTCCTGCTGGCAGCACAATACGAGAGCTATATTTTACCACTTTCCGTTATTCTTTCTATACCTACAGGAATCTTTGGTGTTTTTGTCGCCATTGGCCTTACCGGGATCGAAAACAATATTTACGTACAGGTAGCACTCGTGATGCTGATCGGATTGCTGGCCAAAAATGCCATATTGATTGTCGAGTTTGCCTCACAACGAAGGAAAGCAGGTAAATCCCTGTTGTCTTCGGCTTTAGAAGCTGCAAAGTTGAGATTGCGTCCTATTATTATGACCTCTCTTGCTTTTGTAGTAGGACTTATGCCGATGATGAATGCCAAAGGGCCTTCCGCTATGGGGAACCACTCCATTAGTATCGGTGCAGCAGGCGGGATGGTTTCGGGTGTTATCCTGGGATTATTTGTTATTCCGGTCTTGTTCATCGTGTTCCAATACCTGCAGGAGAAAGTTTCGGGCAAACCTAAGTTCGCTCAGGAAGAAGATACTGTTTTAAATCCGCTGATCTAA
- a CDS encoding efflux RND transporter periplasmic adaptor subunit, translated as MKRIIAAVLILIVYSCSGDKNANVAAPAPSLPVLTISNAAAVTSVTYPASIQGTVDIEIRPQVNGNLEKIFVDEGQYVTKGQSLFKINEQPYREQYNNALASLHAAQAALLNAQLEIDKLTPLVQNKVVSDYQLKTAKASHSIALSTIEQAKAIVASAKINLGYTLITAPVSGYIGRLPKKQGSLVGVTDVEPLSRLSDVHEVYAYFSLSENDFIQFKEQYPGITISDKIKKLPPVQLLLADTKAYAQSGHIDMVDGQFDKNTGAITLRATFPNPQGLLRSGNTGKIQLQLDHANVLLVPQESTMEIQDKIFVFTVGADNKVTKQPILVSGKSGTDYLVGEGVKSGDKIVFSGFENLQEGTVIQPENIKKQLAKN; from the coding sequence ATGAAAAGAATAATTGCAGCAGTCCTTATACTGATAGTTTATTCCTGTTCCGGAGATAAAAACGCTAATGTTGCGGCTCCGGCTCCATCTTTGCCTGTCCTTACCATCAGTAATGCGGCTGCGGTTACCAGTGTTACCTATCCCGCTTCCATACAGGGAACAGTGGATATTGAAATCCGCCCACAAGTAAATGGCAATCTTGAAAAGATTTTCGTTGATGAAGGGCAATATGTTACCAAAGGGCAATCCTTATTTAAAATCAACGAGCAGCCTTATCGGGAGCAATACAATAATGCATTGGCTTCTTTACATGCAGCTCAGGCCGCATTACTAAATGCACAACTGGAAATTGATAAGCTGACACCTTTAGTACAAAATAAAGTAGTATCGGATTACCAACTCAAAACTGCAAAAGCAAGCCATAGTATCGCATTGTCTACCATAGAGCAGGCAAAAGCGATAGTAGCTTCTGCCAAAATAAACCTCGGTTATACCTTAATTACAGCTCCGGTGAGCGGTTACATTGGGCGTTTGCCTAAAAAACAAGGAAGCCTGGTTGGTGTTACGGATGTTGAGCCTTTATCCCGACTTTCGGATGTACACGAAGTGTATGCTTATTTTTCATTAAGCGAAAATGACTTTATCCAGTTTAAAGAACAATATCCGGGCATTACCATTAGTGATAAGATCAAAAAATTACCACCGGTACAATTGCTTCTGGCGGATACCAAAGCTTACGCACAATCCGGGCATATTGATATGGTCGATGGGCAATTTGATAAAAATACAGGAGCAATCACACTCAGGGCTACATTCCCGAATCCACAAGGATTATTGCGTTCCGGAAACACGGGAAAAATCCAGTTGCAATTGGATCATGCCAATGTTTTATTGGTACCTCAGGAATCTACCATGGAAATCCAGGATAAGATTTTTGTGTTTACCGTTGGGGCAGACAATAAAGTGACCAAACAGCCTATCCTTGTTTCCGGAAAAAGCGGTACTGATTACCTGGTAGGAGAAGGAGTAAAATCGGGAGACAAAATTGTATTCAGCGGCTTTGAAAACCTTCAGGAAGGAACCGTAATACAGCCTGAAAACATTAAAAAACAATTGGCTAAAAATTAA
- a CDS encoding TetR/AcrR family transcriptional regulator has product MASKDRILRQKEETKKNILIAACQIVKTDGWQGLSMRKIADKIEYTAPIIYEYFSNKEAILQEMTKMGFVSLTKYIQEAKNSAENSADQLEAMWMAYWNFAFADKEMYQVMFGVEVSCCMERVPEAEAPLLLFTSVIREVMKGQNPSDESVKQKYFTFFAVIHGLISINIVGNGLSDNINNQILKDAIGGIIRSLTVAN; this is encoded by the coding sequence ATGGCAAGTAAAGACAGAATACTCAGACAGAAGGAAGAAACGAAAAAAAACATATTGATAGCTGCCTGCCAAATTGTGAAAACAGACGGGTGGCAAGGATTAAGTATGCGTAAGATAGCCGATAAAATTGAATACACCGCGCCAATCATTTATGAATATTTTTCCAATAAAGAAGCCATTCTGCAGGAAATGACTAAAATGGGATTTGTAAGCCTGACCAAATACATACAGGAAGCCAAAAATAGTGCTGAAAATTCGGCAGACCAGTTGGAAGCGATGTGGATGGCCTATTGGAATTTTGCGTTCGCCGATAAAGAAATGTATCAGGTGATGTTCGGGGTGGAAGTGAGTTGTTGTATGGAACGTGTTCCGGAAGCCGAAGCGCCATTACTGTTATTCACTTCGGTGATACGGGAAGTGATGAAAGGACAGAATCCTTCGGATGAATCAGTGAAACAAAAGTATTTTACATTTTTTGCAGTAATCCACGGACTAATATCGATCAATATTGTGGGGAATGGATTATCAGACAATATTAATAATCAAATTTTAAAAGATGCCATCGGAGGAATCATCCGTTCGCTGACCGTAGCAAATTAA